One Triticum dicoccoides isolate Atlit2015 ecotype Zavitan chromosome 4B, WEW_v2.0, whole genome shotgun sequence genomic window carries:
- the LOC119294971 gene encoding STS14 protein-like: MAPQSRHHAAATACLLVLLALCAAPAYGGRALAVGKAQAAAAANATATADEFLAPHNKARAAVGVAALRWSADLTAAAAWTSSQQQKQKNCAFADMGASPYGANQGWASYRARPAEVVASWVAQGKYYTHANNTCAAGQQCGTYTQVVWRRTAEVGCAQASCASGATLTLCLYNPHGNVKGESPY; encoded by the coding sequence ATGGCTCCCCAGAGCCGCCACCACGCGGCGGCCACGGCGTGCCTTCTCGTCCTCCTCGCGCTGTGCGCCGCGCCGGCCTACGGCGGCCGCGCGCTGGCGGTCGGcaaggcgcaggcggcggcggcggcaaacgCTACGGCGACGGCGGACGAGTTCCTGGCGCCGCACAACAAGGCGCGCGCGGCGGTCGGCGTGGCCGCGCTGCGGTGGAgcgccgacctgacggcggcggcggcgtggaccTCGTCCCAGCAGCAGAAGCAGAAGAACTGCGCGTTCGCGGACATGGGCGCCAGCCCCTACGGCGCGAACCAGGGGTGGGCGAGCTACCGCGCGCGCCCGGCCGAGGTGGTGGCCTCCTGGGTGGCGCAGGGGAAGTACTACACCCACGCCAACAACACCTGCGCCGCCGGCCAGCAGTGCGGCACCTACACGCAGGTGGTGTGGCGCCGCACCGCGGAGGTCGGCTGCGCGCAGGCCAGCTGCGCCTCCGGCGCCACGCTCACGCTCTGCCTCTACAACCCGCACGGCAACGTGAAGGGCGAGAGCCCCTACTAG